Proteins from a genomic interval of Symmachiella macrocystis:
- a CDS encoding tetratricopeptide repeat protein, which yields MKTQILGIESTSHQTRHGRVNGRLVLILAVALLVSGTVIHLVHGVMVDRNASDLYDRAVRLLDEAKADETAAQSAEGEKLEKLEKQVTQKRRDAIRYLGQYLQLETDDHEAWLLYAKSSDEFQTAPRSRRKVHERINAALRKLESAIEAGTATDDVAEQYQALRRRSIKVAMNVGALTRELSLFKIAAQDIDELNDELNNDENSENDNDAELKLWSGICAAQLQEWKQAASAFDEAIALDPSLVEAYKNLILVIRDHTRDVPFQGYDPSGRTGVTVDEVITRLGEKMVANGKPAYQAYFTRAVLEQESSETADNDEIRDADLKQAREDIEKSVKQLETLIAQPEQSIDKTIDSPAKEIEPFLVASRIYSTSARYANEHSDAETAKKFREKAHLFAATVLDRQPSNLTSYLLLSKNEQSTQFAKPTAEQDLSAPIQYLKDGLAQIPEGQRLATTEELRLRLELVEQMILAKYWEEGPDSAGKNQELQDAFISLTERNAPGSRVDFLHALQLFEQHDWNKAIPALVEAREQLLEEDLLSLRINMMLATAYGQTGNSQLQLRALERAKELSPLMIAVRVRLASALARAGRTDEAIEDLNLTKISVDGVASQIARLTIQQMQRNPVQRRKWNEVRDRLTQVLDLLDKSGRKFSPDWTTVKTALAHTYKNHATELNDTKPKQAKLALDESETLLREAIEQQPDEPTYWTELASVQFLRGSLEKDGKDKRSTQAEALKLLDEADAIFGPLPVLLTTRANAIALLHADDENTTDAIEQINALGDDLGDLNDEEKIQLWRGLGMANLSLGSIKNARRYWQQIVDTKPFNLEYQLFLLQLVLTDSKFLLSNVKPDLPADKLAELRKQHEALREEATHIAAEIRKIEGDGGPNGDFAEANALLLEIEFQQRQLATQQMTVTDEKLIAQLQRARKLLLAAKSKQPRDTEIPAVLGRVELSLGNEQAAIDNLLIAVDLGDYNSIVLDQLIPLLSKYNRNDEIRSIVNRVQIRTPEVLTPGNGSGFGNRLGAYAAQASVQLGDYADAVDLLKKISPDPENNANYHLRVGQIKLMEARSKKRVDKETEIEPHFRDAIKIAPLDPKARLALVAYLLEANRREDAVQEVEKAKTDLGSDDNHALLARMYRAVGNLDVATSEYEEALSKRPTDSILLGEMVDYYVSLKNAEAAEQAVNAALSIDEKNPSLFSVAANLYAKTGQREKALIYLKKILDRKSEFDEPFIKSARRRKALLLGTTNVYQESLNAVKLIDENLVESHDLRDLRVKMEILNRHATQDAQKQVIEILNEIDAAGQLNLQERFILAKLYQMRGNWDAAKGQLLNLVDAAPNSQKYLAEYIDGLINQNQQRDAAPFITRLEQIAPDSIALAMIKSRIEMADDDPEAAVRELTQFLDNHPPPKYDLDLAMRIGTLYKADPQPTEELLDVFEEFVKSTDDRQAPEVLKNARELYKDQKSAEAARLAAAFTGKVVARGDLFAEETLVIAKILETLAGEEISATNEAVITKAEEIYRDYVQLSRKPTAKFALASFYGRQKRISEALEICDQLDDGSIPVAQMIALKVALLRTGFATPEEVRRVSQSVDQAVQQNPNSIPLKLQLATLRDYQELDSEAIDAYDSILEKDPKNVLANNNLAWLLAMSTGNEKNTAKALNLINEAIAVRGPVPEFLDTRATIHMIQGDAAAAIADLEIAVKSTSNNNSMYYHLAQAYLLAGDFSEAKRTMQRARKQGFTPHDLHPREIEAHDQLVHDLGLDVEKK from the coding sequence ATGAAAACTCAAATTCTCGGAATTGAATCGACTTCGCACCAGACACGTCATGGACGTGTCAACGGACGACTGGTTTTGATCTTGGCGGTTGCGCTGTTGGTTTCAGGGACCGTGATTCATCTCGTGCACGGTGTGATGGTCGATCGAAACGCAAGCGACCTGTATGACCGCGCCGTCCGCTTGCTGGACGAGGCAAAGGCTGACGAAACCGCCGCGCAGTCGGCCGAAGGCGAAAAGCTGGAAAAGCTGGAAAAGCAAGTTACACAAAAACGCCGAGATGCGATCCGTTACCTCGGGCAGTACCTACAACTGGAAACAGACGATCACGAAGCTTGGTTGCTGTACGCCAAGTCCTCTGATGAATTCCAAACCGCACCCAGGTCCCGACGGAAGGTGCACGAGCGTATCAATGCAGCATTACGCAAATTGGAATCCGCAATAGAAGCGGGCACCGCTACGGATGATGTCGCCGAACAATACCAAGCTCTCCGCCGCCGCTCCATTAAAGTGGCCATGAATGTAGGAGCTTTGACGAGAGAACTCAGCCTATTCAAAATCGCCGCACAAGACATTGATGAACTCAACGATGAGCTCAACAATGACGAGAATAGTGAAAATGACAACGACGCGGAATTAAAATTGTGGTCCGGAATTTGTGCCGCCCAACTACAAGAATGGAAACAAGCCGCCAGCGCATTTGACGAGGCAATCGCGCTGGACCCCAGTTTGGTCGAGGCTTACAAAAACCTAATCCTGGTCATCCGGGACCACACTCGTGACGTGCCTTTTCAGGGGTATGATCCTTCCGGAAGAACGGGAGTGACCGTTGACGAAGTGATCACACGGCTTGGTGAAAAGATGGTGGCAAACGGCAAACCCGCCTATCAAGCCTATTTCACCAGAGCCGTCCTGGAACAAGAAAGTAGCGAGACAGCTGACAACGATGAAATCCGCGATGCCGACCTGAAGCAAGCACGCGAGGACATCGAAAAGTCAGTGAAGCAACTGGAAACCTTGATCGCGCAGCCCGAGCAAAGTATCGACAAGACAATCGATTCCCCGGCGAAGGAAATCGAACCGTTTCTGGTTGCGTCTCGAATTTATTCGACCTCCGCTAGGTATGCGAACGAACATTCGGATGCCGAGACCGCAAAAAAATTCCGGGAAAAGGCACACCTATTCGCCGCCACGGTCCTTGACCGCCAACCATCCAACCTGACCAGCTACTTATTGCTGTCGAAAAACGAACAGTCGACGCAGTTTGCGAAACCGACCGCTGAGCAGGACCTATCAGCCCCGATTCAATACCTCAAAGATGGGTTGGCACAAATTCCCGAAGGACAGCGACTCGCAACTACCGAAGAATTGCGTTTGCGGTTGGAATTGGTCGAACAAATGATCCTCGCCAAGTATTGGGAGGAAGGCCCCGATTCCGCTGGTAAGAATCAAGAATTGCAAGATGCCTTCATCTCTTTAACAGAACGCAATGCTCCCGGCAGCCGCGTCGACTTTCTGCACGCTCTGCAGCTCTTTGAACAACATGACTGGAATAAAGCGATTCCGGCTTTGGTCGAGGCGCGAGAACAATTGCTAGAGGAAGATCTCCTCTCTCTCAGAATCAACATGATGTTGGCCACCGCTTATGGACAAACCGGCAATTCGCAATTGCAACTGCGTGCATTGGAACGCGCCAAGGAACTCAGTCCGCTGATGATTGCCGTGCGAGTCCGACTTGCCAGTGCCTTGGCGCGGGCCGGCCGTACCGACGAGGCGATCGAGGATTTGAACCTGACAAAAATATCTGTTGATGGAGTTGCGTCACAGATTGCTCGACTCACCATCCAGCAAATGCAAAGAAACCCCGTACAGCGCCGCAAATGGAATGAGGTCCGTGATCGACTAACTCAGGTTCTTGATCTGCTTGATAAATCGGGTCGCAAATTCTCGCCGGATTGGACCACAGTTAAAACGGCACTTGCTCATACATATAAAAACCACGCCACGGAATTGAACGACACCAAACCGAAGCAAGCCAAGCTAGCGCTTGACGAATCCGAGACGTTGCTGCGGGAGGCCATCGAGCAACAACCCGACGAACCAACGTATTGGACGGAATTGGCGAGTGTGCAATTCCTGCGAGGGTCGCTGGAGAAGGATGGAAAGGATAAACGAAGCACACAGGCTGAAGCCCTAAAACTCTTAGACGAAGCGGATGCGATATTCGGGCCGCTCCCCGTCCTGCTCACAACGCGTGCCAACGCAATAGCCCTCCTGCACGCTGACGATGAAAACACAACCGACGCAATTGAGCAAATCAACGCCTTGGGAGACGATCTGGGCGACCTGAACGACGAGGAGAAAATCCAGCTGTGGAGAGGTCTAGGCATGGCCAATCTGAGCCTCGGATCCATCAAGAACGCACGCCGCTACTGGCAGCAAATCGTCGACACCAAACCGTTCAACTTGGAATACCAACTGTTCTTGTTGCAATTGGTACTAACCGATTCCAAGTTTCTGCTCAGCAATGTCAAACCTGACCTACCGGCCGACAAGTTGGCTGAACTGCGAAAACAACACGAGGCCTTGCGCGAAGAGGCTACGCACATCGCCGCAGAAATCCGCAAAATTGAAGGCGACGGCGGACCGAATGGTGATTTTGCAGAAGCGAACGCGCTGTTACTTGAAATCGAATTCCAGCAACGGCAATTGGCCACTCAACAGATGACTGTTACCGATGAGAAACTCATTGCGCAACTGCAGCGCGCTCGAAAATTGTTGCTAGCCGCCAAAAGCAAGCAACCGCGAGATACTGAGATCCCAGCCGTGTTAGGACGCGTGGAACTTTCTTTGGGCAATGAACAAGCAGCTATCGATAATTTATTGATCGCCGTCGATCTAGGCGACTACAACTCCATCGTCTTGGATCAACTCATTCCGTTGCTTTCCAAATACAACCGCAACGATGAGATTCGCAGCATCGTCAACCGCGTGCAGATTCGCACACCCGAAGTGCTCACCCCGGGTAACGGGTCAGGCTTTGGCAACCGACTGGGGGCATACGCGGCTCAGGCGTCCGTGCAACTCGGGGACTATGCTGATGCCGTCGACCTCCTCAAGAAAATCTCGCCCGACCCGGAAAATAACGCCAATTATCACCTACGCGTTGGCCAGATCAAACTGATGGAAGCCCGCAGCAAAAAACGCGTTGACAAAGAGACTGAAATCGAGCCACATTTCCGCGATGCGATTAAGATTGCTCCCCTGGATCCCAAGGCACGATTGGCACTGGTCGCATACCTGCTGGAGGCCAACCGACGCGAGGATGCGGTGCAGGAAGTTGAGAAAGCAAAAACCGATCTGGGCAGTGATGACAATCATGCACTGTTAGCCAGAATGTATCGCGCCGTCGGAAATCTGGACGTAGCGACCAGCGAATACGAAGAGGCACTCAGCAAACGCCCCACCGATAGCATTCTGCTAGGCGAAATGGTTGACTACTACGTCAGCCTGAAAAACGCCGAGGCTGCCGAACAAGCCGTTAACGCGGCCCTCTCTATCGACGAGAAAAACCCAAGCTTATTCAGCGTCGCCGCCAATCTGTATGCAAAAACCGGACAGCGTGAAAAGGCATTGATTTATCTGAAAAAAATCCTCGATCGCAAATCGGAATTTGACGAGCCATTTATCAAATCCGCCCGCCGACGAAAAGCATTACTGCTGGGGACAACCAACGTCTATCAGGAAAGCTTAAACGCGGTGAAACTCATCGATGAAAACCTCGTCGAATCGCATGATCTCAGAGATTTGCGTGTCAAAATGGAAATTCTGAATCGCCATGCCACGCAAGACGCGCAAAAACAAGTGATTGAAATTCTCAACGAAATTGATGCCGCCGGTCAATTAAACCTCCAGGAACGATTTATCTTGGCCAAGTTGTATCAGATGCGCGGCAACTGGGATGCTGCTAAAGGGCAACTGCTCAATTTAGTGGATGCCGCCCCGAATTCGCAAAAATACCTTGCTGAGTACATTGATGGATTGATCAACCAAAACCAACAACGCGATGCCGCTCCCTTCATCACGCGGTTGGAGCAAATCGCACCCGATTCGATCGCACTGGCCATGATCAAATCCCGCATCGAAATGGCCGACGATGATCCAGAAGCGGCTGTGCGGGAACTCACACAGTTCTTAGACAACCATCCGCCCCCCAAATACGACCTCGATTTAGCAATGCGCATCGGCACACTCTACAAGGCCGATCCCCAGCCGACCGAAGAATTGCTCGACGTCTTCGAAGAATTTGTAAAGTCAACAGACGACCGCCAAGCTCCCGAAGTGCTTAAAAACGCCCGCGAACTATACAAAGATCAAAAGTCGGCAGAAGCCGCCCGTCTGGCCGCTGCGTTCACAGGGAAGGTTGTCGCGCGGGGAGATTTATTCGCCGAAGAAACCTTAGTGATTGCAAAAATATTGGAGACCTTGGCAGGCGAGGAAATTTCCGCCACCAACGAAGCCGTCATCACGAAAGCCGAAGAGATCTACCGCGACTACGTACAACTGTCTCGAAAACCAACTGCCAAATTTGCCCTGGCTAGCTTTTACGGCCGACAGAAACGCATTTCTGAAGCACTCGAGATTTGTGACCAACTTGATGACGGCAGTATCCCTGTTGCACAGATGATTGCTTTGAAAGTCGCGCTACTACGCACTGGGTTCGCTACGCCTGAAGAGGTTCGTCGTGTCTCCCAAAGTGTGGACCAGGCCGTGCAACAAAACCCAAACTCGATTCCCCTCAAACTGCAGCTTGCGACGTTACGGGACTACCAAGAACTCGATAGTGAAGCTATCGACGCTTATGATTCGATTCTCGAAAAAGATCCCAAAAATGTGCTGGCGAACAACAATCTCGCTTGGTTGCTCGCCATGAGTACCGGCAACGAAAAAAACACCGCGAAAGCCCTGAATTTGATTAATGAGGCCATTGCTGTCCGCGGTCCGGTGCCCGAATTCCTCGACACACGTGCGACAATTCATATGATTCAAGGAGATGCCGCCGCAGCCATTGCCGACTTGGAAATCGCGGTCAAATCAACCTCCAATAATAACTCGATGTACTACCACCTCGCGCAAGCTTACTTGCTGGCCGGAGATTTTTCTGAAGCAAAACGGACCATGCAGCGAGCACGCAAACAGGGATTCACCCCCCACGACTTGCATCCCCGCGAAATCGAAGCGCATGACCAACTCGTCCACGATTTGGGTCTGGACGTTGAGAAAAAATGA